A genomic segment from Nicotiana sylvestris chromosome 1, ASM39365v2, whole genome shotgun sequence encodes:
- the LOC104210317 gene encoding mediator of RNA polymerase II transcription subunit 12, translating to MQRYHGGSCTSAVNNSTIGGSSARDSSRVESASLPPNFSRRPLQLTPYKLKCDKEHLNSRLGPPDFLPQTPNCPEETLTKEYVQSGYRETVEGLEEAREISLSQVQAFTKPVIFKCKEAIRKCHRAINESRAQKRKAGQIYGVPLEGLQLTKPGTFPDQRACGEEFRKKWIEGLSQQHKRLRSLADHVPHGYRRKSLFEVLIRNNVPLLRATWFVKVTYLNQVRPGSSSMSSGVPDKTHISRSEQWTKDVIDYLQYLLDEFISRNSVHSALHIRDRSPQMGYAGSIQLKSDPTLGTIDCEEPSLHFKWWYVVRILQWHQREGLLIPSLIIDWVLNQLQEKELLGVLQLLLPVIYGFIDTVVLSQSYVRTLVGIAIRFIQEPSPGGSDLVDNSRRAYTMAALAEMLRYLMLAVPDTFVALDCFPMPPCVMTNVVTDGSLYSKVTEDARKVKNGPFEVAYFLRDKGPEVRSDSYSISRVVSSIQKRAQNLAMAARPGHPGQNVAKALHALDKALAHGDLREAYKFLLENVHDSSIDDCWFAEVSSCLRSSLKYIRSVTLSSICSVFFICEWATCDFRDFRYAPPRGIKFTGRKDFSAIYIAVRLLKLKMREAGLSSRLREHKIVKNDYLRTDPGQLTNYSGRSPGSGASEPLCYKRCASGKCGDFLGMFDSPSPLHDILVCWIDQHEVQNTEGFKRLQLLIIELIRAGIFYPQAYVRQLIVSGLMDGNGPISDPTKQKRHCKILKHLPGQYVQDALEEARIAESHVLSEVMNVYCNERKLVLHGKIDPYSTTCGSSYHKHKPRPNSGESLSAPSIDQLRSSESGSFQLSKVVGRGAELEELKGSITTLLQLPSSSSTDTGVDETQVSFKKAVVSGSNGMDNSEGTPGCEECRRAKKQKISEEKSSYSQIYPLNPSDDEETWWMRKGQKSIESFRAEPPPKPAKSASKGRQKVVRKTQSLAQLAAARIEGSQGASTSHVCDSKISCPHHRSGIEGIAPKSADGTRMPNGDVVSIGKVLKGLRFMEKRTITVWLVGIVKQLVEESEKTVTKVGQYGRPFSAADERGFVRWKLGEDELSAVLYLIDSCDEFVLAAMFLLWLLPKVLGSCSATVHGSRNILTIPKNAENNVCEVGEAYLLSSMRRYESIIVAADLIPETLSVVMRRAQAILTSNGRVSGSPTVIYARYLLKKYGSVGSVTEWEKTVKSTFDKRLASEVESGRLLDGEFGYPLGVPVGVQDPDDYFRQKITGVRVSRVGLSMRDIVQKKVDEAVNYFYGKDRKLFGPNSGKIPGFQKWEDVYQIGQQIVMGLMDCMRQTGGAAQEGDPTLVSSAISAIVCNIGQVIAKIPDLTASNNHLSFSSTSASLHFARCILRIHVICLCILKEALGERQSRVFEVALATETSSALAPVFAPGKAPRSQFQLSPELNDSNPSSDILNNSSRVALGRAAKISAAVSALVIGAILQGVASLERMVSLFRLKDGLDVVHFMRSMRSNSNGNARSVGTLKADSLAEVSVHWFRVLVGNCRTVSDGFIVDLLGEASILALCRMQRMLPLNLVFPPAFSMFAFVLWRPLILNASSGTRDEVQQLHHSLLLAFGDVIKHLPFREVCLRDTHSLYDLIAADTVDSDFASLLEASGVDLRTKTSAFVPLRARLFLNALIDCRIPQPIVKQDDGNQVGVQGESKFHGAENETKLLDKLVYILDTLQPAKFHWQWIELRLLLNEQAVIEKLEGHDLSLVEALRSLSPNTDKASVSENESNIIEMILTRLLVRPDAAPLFSEVVHLLGRSLEDSMLLQAKWFLGGHDVLFGRKSVRQRLINIAVSKGLSTRAQYWKPWGWCPSNSDPTTSKGEKFKSEVSSIEEGEVVDEGTTLKRPVKGSGHTVDVEGFLVRQQHVTERALVDLILPCLDQASDDSRSTFASDMIKQMNHIEQQINAVTREASKPAGTIASGIESPTTKSSRKGTRGSSPGLARRASGPAETVPPSPVALRASLSLRLQFILRLFPIIYADREPSGRNMRYMLASVILRTLGSRIVHEDASHFFNQAYSSKRELDSLVEASSTASVVMSLESLFDRLLLLLHGLLSSHQPRWLKGKSSSKSSSESSKDYSAFEREGAENLQNELDRMQLPETVRWRIQSAMPILFPSVRWSISCQPPSVAPAALSSLLPSNPISVLHSSNGLNQTQRTPVSLLRTAMSVSGKAKHVSSQQENDLEVDPWILLEDGAGSSQSSSNSTLVGGSDNANLKASNWLKGTVRVRRTDLTYIGAVDDDS from the exons ATGCAAAGGTATCATGGTGGCAGCTGCACTAGTGCAGTTAATAACAGCACTATTGGGGGTTCGTCAGCCAGGGATTCATCTCGGGTGGAGTCAGCCTCCCTTCCGCCTAATTTCTCCAG GCGTCCCTTACAACTGACCCCGTACAAATTGAAGTGCGATAAGGAACATCTTAATTCCAG ACTTGGGCCACCTGATTTTCTCCCTCAGACTCCTAATTGCCCCGAGGAGACATTGACCAAAGAATATGTCCAATCTGGTTACCGGGAGACTGTTGAAGGTCTTGAG GAAGCCAGAGAGATATCGTTATCTCAGGTTCAGGCTTTCACAAAGCCTGTTATATTTAAGTGCAAGGAG GCAATTAGAAAATGTCACAGGGCTATCAATGAGTCTCGGGCTCAGAAGCGAAAG GCAGGTCAGATCTATGGAGTTCCTCTTGAGGGCTTACAGTTGACAAAACCTGGTACTTTTCCTGATCAAAGAGCATGTGGAGAAGAGTTCAGGAAGAAGTGGATTGAG GGTTTATCCCAACAGCATAAACGGCTAAGGTCTTTGGCTGATCATGTTCCCCACGGTTATAGGAGAAAGTCGCTTTTTGAAGTTCTTATCAGAAATAATGTTCCATTACTAAGAGCGACATGGTTTGTCAAAGTAACTTATCTTAATCAG GTTCGTCCTGGCTCTTCCAGTATGTCATCTGGGGTGCCAGACAAAACTCATATTTCCCGCTCTGAGCAGTGGACAAAAGATGTAATTGACTATTTGCAATATTTGTTGGATGAATTTATTTCAAGAAACAGTGTTCATTCTGCTTTGCATATCAGAGATCGGTCGCCACAAATGGGTTATGCAGGATCAATTCAGCTCAAGAGTGATCCAACCTTGGGGACCATCGATTGTGAGGAGCCTTCACTGCATTTTAAATGGTGGTATGTTGTGCGCATTTTGCAATGGCATCAAAGAGAAGGGTTGCTCATTCCATCACTTATTATTGATTGGGTGCTCAACCAACTACAG GAAAAGGAATTGCTTGGGGTTTTGCAGTTGTTATTGCCTGTAATTTATGGTTTCATAGACACTGTTGTCTTATCTCAGTCCTATGTGCGCACTCTGGTGGGAATAGCTATTCGTTTCATCCAAGAACCTTCTCCTGGTGGATCTGACCTTGTTGATAACTCTCGTAGGGCTTATACTATGGCTGCTCTTGCTGAGATGCTTCGATATCTGATGCTGGCTGTGCCTGATACTTTTGTTGCTTTGGATTGTTTTCCTATGCCACCATGTGTGATGACCAATGTGGTGACTGATGGGAGTCTTTACTCGAAGGTAACTGAGGATGCCCGAAAGGTTAAAAATGGCCCTTTTGAAGTTGCTTACTTTCTTAGAGATAAAGGCCCTGAGGTACGGTCTGATTCTTACTCCATCAGTCGTGTTGTATCTTCAATTCAGAAGCGAGCGCAGAATCTTGCAATGGCTGCAAGACCCGGCCATCCTGGGCAAAATGTTGCCAAAGCTTTACATGCGTTGGATAAGGCTTTGGCACATGGGGATTTGAGAGAGGCATATAAGTTTCTTTTGGAGAATGTTCATGATAGTTCTATTGATGATTGTTGGTTTGCGGAAGTCAGCTCCTGTTTGCGTTCCTCGCTTAAGTATATCCGGAGTGTTACTCTGTCGTCTATTTGTTCCGTCTTCTTCATTTGTGAGTGGGCAACTTGTGATTTCAGGGATTTTCGTTATGCACCACCCCGTGGAATCAAGTTCACTGGGAGGAAAGATTTTTCTGCTATATATATTGCTGTTAGGCTTCTGAAACTGAAGATGAGAGAGGCAGGACTTTCGTCAAGGCTCAGGGAGCACAAAATTGTAAAGAATGACTATCTTCGAACAGATCCTGGCCAGCTGACTAACTATTCTGGTAGAAGTCCTGGTAGTGGTGCTTCTGAACCCCTCTGTTATAAAAGGTGTGCCAGTGGAAAATGTGGTGATTTCTTAGGCATGTTTGATAGCCCAAGCCCTTTGCATGATATTCTTGTGTGCTGGATAGATCAGCATGAAGTGCAAAATACAGAAGGTTTCAAGCGTCTTCAACTACTGATTATCGAACTTATACGAGCTGGAATTTTTTACCCACAAGCATACGTGAGGCAGCTGATTGTTAGCGGACTGATGGATGGGAATGGACCTATTTCCGATCCGACAAAGCAAAAAAGACACTGTAAAATCTTGAAGCACTTACCTGGTCAGTAtgttcaggatgctttagaagaAGCTCGAATTGCTGAATCCCATGTACTTTCAGAGGTGATGAATGTCTATTGCAATGAACGTAAGCTAGTTCTTCATGGGAAGATTGATCCCTACAGCACTACTTGTGGTAGTTCTTACCATAAGCATAAGCCTCGTCCTAACTCTGGTGAGAGTCTATCCGCACCCTCCATTGATCAGTTGAGATCTTCTGAATCTGGATCCTTTCAGTTATCCAAAGTTGTTGGTAGAGGTGCTGAGCTTGAAGAGTTAAAAGGGTCAATTACAACATTGCTGCAACTTCCGAGCTCGTCGTCAACAGATACTGGAGTTGATGAAACTCAAGTAAGTTTTAAGAAGGCTGTTGTTTCTGGTAGCAACGGGATGGATAACAGCGAAGGAACACCTGGGTGTGAAGAATGTAGAAGggcaaagaaacaaaaaataagcGAAGAGAAAAGCTCTTACAGCCAGATTTATCCACTAAATCCATCAGATGATGAAGAGACTTGGTGGATGCGAAAGGGCCAGAAGTCCATTGAGTCTTTTAGAGCAGAACCACCTCCTAAACCAGCCAAGTCGGCTTCTAAGGGTCGGCAAAAAGTTGTCCGTAAAACTCAAAGTCTTGCACAGTTGGCTGCAGCCAGGATTGAAGGTAGTCAGGGAGCATCCACAAGCCATGTTTGTGATAGTAAGATTAGCTGCCCACATCATAGGTCTGGCATTGAAGGCATTGCTCCAAAGTCAGCAGATGGGACCAGAATGCCTAATGGAGATGTTGTTTCGATAGGGAAAGTTTTGAAGGGGCTACGTTTTATGGAGAAAAGGACCATAACTGTGTGGTTGGTAGGTATTGTAAAGCAGCTAGTGGAAGAGTCCGAGAAGACTGTGACTAAGGTTGGTCAATATGGTCGACCATTCTCTGCTGCTGATGAACGTGGTTTTGTGCGATGGAAGCTTGGAGAAGATGAATTATCAGCAGTGTTATATCTGATTGATTCTTGTGATGAATTTGTTTTAGCAGCCATGTTTCTTCTCTGGTTGTTACCTAAGGTTCTTGGCAGCTGCAGTGCTACGGTTCATGGTAGTAGGAACATTCTAACAATTCCTAAGAACGCAGAAAACAATGTATGTGAAGTAGGTGAAGCATATCTTCTATCATCTATGCGGAG GTATGAAAGCATCATTGTTGCTGCAGACCTTATTCCCGAAACATTGTCAGTGGTAATGCGTCGTGCTCAAGCTATTCTTACATCAAATGGAAGAGTTTCAGGTTCACCAACCGTAATCTATGCGCGGTACCTCTTAAAGAAGTATGGCAGTGTCGGGAGTGTTACTGAATGGGAAAAGACTGTCAAGTCAACCTTCGACAAGAGACTTGCTTCTGAAGTTGAATCTGGAAGACTGCTGGATGGAGAGTTTGGATATCCACTTGGTGTCCCAGTGGGAGTACAGGATCCAGATGATTACTTCCGGCAGAAGATAACTGGTGTTCGGGTATCTAGGGTTGGTTTGAGCATGAGAGACATTGTGCAAAAAAAGGTTGATGAAGCTGTCAATTATTTCTATGGCAAAGACAGAAAGCTTTTTGGGCCCAACTCTGGGAAAATTCCTGGATTCCAAAAATGGGAAGATGTCTATCAGATCGGTCAGCAGATAGTAATGGGATTAATGGATTGCATGAGGCAGACAGGTGGTGCTGCTCAGGAAGGAGATCCAACATTGGTTTCCTCTGCTATATCTGCAATTGTTTGTAATATCGGGCAAGTCATAGCGAAGATACCTGATTTGACTGCCAGTAATAATCACCTGAGCTTCTCTTCCACTTCTGCTTCATTGCATTTTGCACGGTGCATCTTACGCATTCATGTAATATGTCTTTGTATACTTAAGGAAGCTCTTGGAGAGCGTCAAAGCCGTGTCTTTGAAGTTGCTCTTGCCACTGAAACGTCCTCTGCCCTTGCACCAGTTTTTGCTCCTGGAAAAGCTCCTCGTTCTCAGTTTCAGCTCTCTCCGGAATTGAATGATTCTAATCCGTCCAGTGATATTCTAAACAATTCAAGTAGAGTAGCTCTTGGGCGGGCTGCAAAAATATCTGCAGCTGTGTCTGCACTTGTTATCGGGGCAATTCTTCAGGGAGTTGCTAGCCTAGAGAGGATGGTCTCTCTCTTCAGATTGAAGGATGGTTTGGACGTTGTCCATTTTATGAGGAGTATGAGGTCCAATTCAAATGGGAATGCACGTTCAGTTGGGACATTAAAGGCAGATAGTTTGGCTGAAGTTTCTGTCCACTGGTTTAGGGTGCTTGTGGGGAACTGTAGAACAGTTTCTGATGGATTTATTGTAGACCTTCTGGGTGAAGCTTCTATTCTGGCCCTATGTAGAATGCAGCGGATGCTACCTTTGAACTTGGTCTTCCCTCCTGCATTTTCAATGTTTGCATTTGTTCTGTGGAGGCCATTGATTCTAAATGCAAGTTCTGGGACTCGTGATGAGGTTCAACAATTACATCACTCTTTATTGTTGGCTTTTGGTGATGTTATAAAGCACTTGCCATTTCGTGAAGTATGTTTGAGAGACACACATAGTCTTTATGACCTCATAGCTGCGGATACTGTTGATTCTGATTTTGCATCCCTGTTAGAAGCAAGTGGTGTTGACTTGCGCACGAAGACTTCTGCCTTTGTGCCACTCCGTGCACGGCTTTTCCTAAACGCCCTTATTGATTGTAGAATACCTCAGCCAATTGTTAAACAGGATGATGGAAATCAGGTGGGAGTACAAGGAGAGTCAAAGTTTCATGGTGCTGAAAATGAGACAAAACTTCTGGATAAGCTCGTATACATTTTGGATACCTTGCAGCCTGCCAAGTTTCATTGGCAATGGATTGAGCTCAGGCTCCTCTTAAACGAGCAAGCTGTAATTGagaaactggagggccatgatcTCTCTTTAGTTGAAGCTTTAAGATCCCTCTCGCCCAACACTGATAAAGCATCGGTCTCTGAGAACGAGAGCAACATTATTGAAATGATCCTTACCAGGTTGCTTGTTAGACCTGATGCTGCTCCACTTTTTTCTGAAGTTGTACATCTTTTGGGGAGGTCACTTGAGGATTCCATGCTATTACAGGCCAAATGGTTTCTAGGAGGCCATGATGTGCTTTTTGGAAGGAAATCTGTTCGTCAACGGCTCATTAATATTGCTGTAAGTAAAGGTCTTTCAACTAGAGCTCAGTATTGGAAGCCGTGGGGATGGTGTCCTTCCAACTCTGATCCCACAACAAGCAAGGGAGAGAAGTTCAAATCTGAAGTTTCCTCCATAGAAGAAGGAGAAGTGGTGGATGAAGGGACTACCTTGAAACGGCCTGTGAAGGGGTCTGGCCATACTGTTGATGTTGAAGGGTTCCTTGTCCGTCAGCAGCATGTCACCGAGAGAGCTCTTGTTGATTTAATTCTCCCTTGTCTTGATCAAGCCTCAGATGATTCAAGAAGCACATTTGCTAGTGATATGATAAAACAGATGAACCACATTGAGCAACAGATTAATGCAGTTACTCGTGAAGCGAGCAAGCCTGCTGGAACAATTGCTTCTGGAATTGAAAGTCCAACAACTAAAAGCAGCCGCAAGGGCACAAGAGGTAGCAGTCCTGGGTTAGCCAGACGAGCCTCTGGTCCGGCAGAAACAGTACCACCTTCACCCGTGGCTTTGCGAGCATCATTGTCATTGCGCTTGCAGTTTATCCTGAGATTATTCCCTATAATATATGCAGATAG GGAACCGTCAGGGCGTAATATGAGATACATGCTTGCCTCAGTTATATTGCGTACCCTTGGAAGTAGGATTGTGCATGAAGATGCAAGCCACTTCTTTAATCAAGCTTATAGTTCGAAGAGAGAATTAGATTCACTTGTGGAGGCTTCTTCTACTGCTTCTGTTGTTATGTCCTTGGAAAGTCTTTTTGATCGTttattactgttgttgcatgGTTTGCTGAGTAGCCACCAACCACGTTGGCTCAAGGGGAAATCTAGCTCTAAATCATCCAGTGAATCTAGCAAGGACTACTCTGCATTTGAGCGTGAGGGAGCTGAGAATCTCCAG AATGAATTGGATCGAATGCAGCTTCCCGAGACAGTCAGATGGCGCATCCAAAGTGCCATGCCAATTCTTTTCCCTTCTGTTCGGTGGTCAATATCTTGTCAGCCCCCATCAGTAGCACCTGCTGCTCTCAGTTCCCTTCTACCCAGCAACCCAATATCTGTATTGCACTCGTCTAATGGTTTGAACCAAACTCAGAGGACTCCAGTTTCTTTATTACGAACTGCCATGAGTGTGTCCGGGAAGGCCAAGCACGTATCATCACAGCAAGAGAATGATCTTGAGGTGGATCCATGGATTCTTTTAGAGGATGGGGCAGGGTCAAGTCAATCATCAAGTAACTCTACCTTAGTTGGTGGGAGTGATAATGCCAATTTGAAGGCATCCAACTGGCTTAAAGGCACTGTAAGGGTTAGAAGGACAGATCTCACGTATATAGGTGCAGTAGATGATGACAGCTGA
- the LOC104210316 gene encoding rop guanine nucleotide exchange factor 2 yields the protein MENISSPDESPDVGYGYQPSPSSVDDQSPTETTGFSTLSGYSFAYCRTNSETSAFSEHTDENSWSETGSPMSSRGMKSPTRAVLSRLGMRQHKSIADDPETIDLELELMKERFSKLLLGEDMSGGGKGVSTAVTISNSITNLYASMFGQHQRLEPLHPDKKTMWKREMNCLLSICDYIVEFVTTSQKLQDGTIVEALTSRPRSDIYINLPALRKLDAMLLEILDSFEATEFWYAEQGSMSSNSTRAGSFRKIIQVQPQPQRKEEKWWLPVVCVPSGGISEKARKHLRHKRDCANQIHKAAMAINSSILSEMEIPESYMASLPKSGKASVGDSIYRHMYSVEKFSPEHLLDSLNISSEHEALELADKVEASMYTWKRKTCMPHSKSSWVMVKDLVSEDRTDKNHVLAERAESLLFSLKQRYPELSQTTLDTSKIHFNKDVGKAILESYSRVLESLAFNVVAWIEDVLFVAKTMKNQEE from the exons ATGGAAAATATATCAAGTCCTGATGAAAGTCCTGATGTAGGATATGGATATCAACCATCACCTTCTTCTGTGGATGATCAATCACCTACTGAAACAACAGGTTTTTCGACGTTGAGTGGCTATTCTTTTGCCTATTGCAGAACAAACTCAGAGACCTCAGCTTTTTCTGAACATACAGATGAAAATAGTTGGTCCGAAACAGGCTCTCCTATGAGCTCGCGAGGCATGAAATCTCCCACCCGTGCTGTTCTTTCGAGACTAGGAATGAGACAGCACAAGTCTATTGCAGATGATCCTGAAACAATAGATTTAG AGCTTGAATTGATGAAGGAGAGattttcaaagttgttattgGGAGAGGACATGTCAGGAGGGGGAAAAGGGGTTTCAACAGCAGTGACAATCTCAAATTCTATCACAAATCTTTATG CATCTATGTTTGGTCAACACCAAAGATTGGAACCTTTACATCCTGACAAGAAAACAATGTGGAAGAGAGAGATGAATTGTCTCTTATCTATATGTGATTACATTGTAGAATTTGTTACAACATCACAAAAGTTACAAGATGGAACCATTGTTGAG GCATTGACAAGCAGGCCTAGATCAGATATTTATATCAACCTTCCTGCACTGAGAAAACTCGACGCGATGCTCCTG GAAATCTTGGACAGTTTTGAGGCAACTGAATTCTGGTATGCTGAGCAAGGAAGTATGTCAAGTAACTCAACACGTGCTGGATCGTTTAGGAAGATTATTCAGGTTCAGCCTCAACCTCAGCGCAAAGAAGAGAAGTGGTGGTTACCAGTTGTTTGTGTTCCTTCTGGTGGAATCTCCGAGAAGGCAAGGAAGCACTTGAGACACAAGCGTGACTGTGCCAACCAAATTCATAAAGCAGCAATGGCCATCAATAGCAGCATTCTTTCTGAAATGGAAATCCCAGAATCATACATGGCATCACTCCCTAAG AGTGGAAAGGCGAGTGTTGGAGACTCAATCTATCGCCACATGTATTCAGTGGAGAAGTTTTCCCCAGAACATCTCCTTGACAGTCTAAACATAAGCTCTGAACATGAAGCACTTGAACTTGCTGACAAAGTTGAAGCTTCAATGTATACATGGAAACGTAAAACATGCATGCCTCACTCGAAATCATCATGGGTCATGGTAAAAGATCTTGTCTCTGAAGATCGAACTGATAAAAATCATGTCTTAGCAGAACGAGCAGaaagtttgttgttttctttgAAGCAAAGATATCCTGAACTTTCACAAACAACATTGGACACAAGCAAGATCCATTTCAATAAG GATGTTGGAAAGGCAATCTTGGAGAGCTATTCTAGAGTATTGGAAAGTTTGGCGTTCAACGTTGTTGCTTGGATTGAAGATGTGCTTTTTGTAGCTAAGACCATGAAAAACCAAGAAGAGTAG